In Microbacterium sp. ABRD28, the genomic stretch CTGCTCGACTGGGATCCCTCCGGGCGGGTCCGCGTGCGCTTCTCCCTGATGCCGCACGCGGTCGCGAAGGTCACCGACATCCGCACGTCCCCGATGAGCGAGCGCATCGCCGCGATCAACGACTTCGTCGACGCCGGTTTCGAGGTGCACGTGAACTTCTCGCCCGTCATCCTCACGCCCGGCTGGGTGAAGGAGTGGACCGCTCTCTTCGATGAGCTCGATGAGACACTGCACTCCCGCGCGAAAGCCCAGCTCGCCTGCGAGGTGATCTTCCTCACCCACAACGAGCAGCTCCACGACGTGAACCTCGGATGGCACCCGAAGGCTGAGGAGCTGCTGTGGACCCCCGAGACCCAGGAGCCGAAGCTCTCGCAGAACGGCGCCGTCAACGTTCGGTATCGCTACGGCCTGAAGAGCGCGGCGGTGGCCCAGCTCGAAGCGCTCATCGCCGAGAGGCTCCCGTACTGCCGCGTGCGCTACGCATTCTGATGCGTCACGACCCGATCAGAAAGTGCCACCCGAGCCACCACCAGAAGGTGATGACGGTGATGCGGGCGGGCATCGACGCGAGGGTGTCGTCGAGGACGGATGTCGCGCTCGCGAACCCATGCGGACGCACGCGGGGAAGCGTGGTCATCGCCACCGCCCCGCACACGAGGAGCAGGTACCCCGCGATCGTCGCCTCGCGCATCAGTCGCTCCTCGATCGGCGCAGGAGCAGCGTGCCACCCGCAAACAGCCAGACGGCGGTGAAGGCCACGCGTCCGACATCCGATTCGACAACGGGTGTGACGAGCGCCGAGATCGTCGGATGCTCGGTGGCCGCCGCCGGACCGGATGTCGCCAGGAAGAACGCGGTGACCTCCCAGAGGCAGAGGAGAACGAGCAGGGCCGCCCAGCCGATCTCCGTTCGGCGGAGCGGCGCATCGCGGGGTGGCCGCCGCGCGACCCGGGTGGCGATGGCGAACACCGCGATCACGGCGAGCAGCGACATCGCCCCGATATGCACGAGCGTGGTCAGCGGCAGCGCGAGGAGCACACCGCAGGCAACAAGGCTGCACAAAAGGATGACGCGTATCCGCGACCGCACCGGGGTGATCGACCCGCTCTGCGATCCGTCGAACCCGGTGCGTTCGGCCGCGACGAGCCCGATCGCGGCGGCTGCGAAGATGCCGGCGTCGACGTAGGCACCCCGGAACAGTTGGAAGGCCGATGCAAGCACGAGGGATGCGCACCACAGCCATGCCGACGGCGATAGGGAGCGGGTCGCCGTCGGCGTCGCCCTGATGGTCATGGCGGCTCCTCCTCGCTCGAGCGCTGCCGGTCGGCGATTTCACCGTGTCGGATTCATCCCGGATCGGAAGGGGCGTTGGTCCTGCGGCCTTGTCTCACCGTCGAGAGAAATCCGTTTGAACCGTTCGCGACCCTAGGTTAGGCTCACCTAACGTGAGGACCACAATGGAGAACACGAACCCGGCGAGCGAGCTGCGCGGCGACGCGCTGGCCCTCGGCTACGGTCGCACCCGAGTGGTGCACGACGTGTCGCTCCATCTCCGTCCCGGCGTCGTCACCGCGCTCATCGGTCCGAACGGCAGCGGCAAGTCCACCGCACTCCGCGCGCTCGCACGCCTCCACCGCATCGACGGCGGCGCCGTCCACCTCGACGGCCCCGATGGCTCCCGCGACGCCGCATCGCTCTCGGCCAAGGAGTTCGCCAAGGCCGTCGCCATGCTCTCGCAGTCGCGCCCTCACCCTTCGGGTCTCGAGGTGCGCGACATCGTCGCCCACGGACGCCACCCGCATCGCAGCCGTTTCGCCGGGCTCAGCGACGCCGACCGCGCCGCGATCGACCATGCGCTGCGCCTCACCGGCCTCCTCACGATGGAGCACCGCCCCGTCGACGAGCTCTCGGGGGGCGAGCTGCAGCGCGTGTGGCTGGCCACCGCGCTCGCGCAGGGCACCGGCATCCTTCTCCTCGATGAGCCCACCAACCACCTCGACCTGCGCTACCAGGTCGAGACCCTCGATCTCATCTGCGATCTCGCTGATCACGGCACCGCCGTCGGCGTCGTGCTCCACGACCTCGACCATGCCGCGCTCATCGCCGACGAGGTCGTGCTCATGAGCCGCGGACGGGTTCACGCGACGGGCTCGCCCGCCGAGGTGCTGACGGCCGCGAACCTCACCGAGGTCTACGAGTTCGCCATCGATACAGAACTGGATGCCGCAACGGGGCGCGTCCGGGTGATGCCGCGTGGACGCCACCACGCACGGGCCGAGGCCCGCAGTCGCGCCCATCTGCACGCCGTTTCCGCCTGACGTCGGCCGCGGCGAAAGCGTCGCGCCCCGGCATCCGTTCTTCTCTCTCACCGCACCCTTCATCGATGGAGTTCGTCATGACCAAGAAGCCCCTCGCCGCCCTCGC encodes the following:
- a CDS encoding ABC transporter ATP-binding protein — protein: MENTNPASELRGDALALGYGRTRVVHDVSLHLRPGVVTALIGPNGSGKSTALRALARLHRIDGGAVHLDGPDGSRDAASLSAKEFAKAVAMLSQSRPHPSGLEVRDIVAHGRHPHRSRFAGLSDADRAAIDHALRLTGLLTMEHRPVDELSGGELQRVWLATALAQGTGILLLDEPTNHLDLRYQVETLDLICDLADHGTAVGVVLHDLDHAALIADEVVLMSRGRVHATGSPAEVLTAANLTEVYEFAIDTELDAATGRVRVMPRGRHHARAEARSRAHLHAVSA
- a CDS encoding DUF6186 family protein, producing the protein MREATIAGYLLLVCGAVAMTTLPRVRPHGFASATSVLDDTLASMPARITVITFWWWLGWHFLIGS